Part of the Puniceicoccales bacterium genome, TACCGTTAGCTCTGGAAAAAATTTTTCTGCCTCGTGTTTCCAAACCGGAACTACGCTGGCTGGGCATATGACCACGGAACATTTTGTGCTGGCATATCTTGATATGAATGTGAGTACCTGGAGTGTTTTGCCAAGCCCCATGTCATCGGCCAATAGGCCATGGAATCCATGATTTAGTAAATGTGCCATCCAAGTCACACCTTCCTTTTGATATTGCCTTAAAAATTCTGGCATGACAACGGATGTATTTGGCTTAGTTTCGAAGGATTTCTGCCAGGTCAAAAGGTTGTCATCTTTTGCAATGGCGATGTCCGAATCAACAAATATGGAATAGATCATGTATCGCGGAAGGTCACCGTCGAATTTGCTGGAGATATGCATCTGTTCCCTTATGGCATTGACTGTTTTTTTATCTAACTTCGTGACACCAATGCCTGGAATAAAGATCGTGTGACCATTGGAATGGAGTACCAATTGTCGGGCCTGGGTGTTAATTTCGGTTTGGCCATCCATCATATCGAAGTGGAGGTCAATGGAATCTCCATTCATGGCGGTCTTTATCACCGGTGTCAAGTGCTTTAATCCGTTGGCCAATAGCTTTACGTTGTCATCTAATTCCAGATCAAAGGCCGCGGTGAGCTTTGGCATGGTAGATCGGCAAAAATCTATGGCCTGGGGCAGATTATATAGCCGATATTCACCTGCTTTTTTTGAAAACATGAACCCAAATTTCCTAGCAGTATGGACTAGCTTGATCAGTGCAGATTTTTTAGCACTGGCTGTGGAATCGCTTCGGAAATTTTTATCCGATAGCACCGGAGATAGGGTGTCGCTCCAGAAGGCTTTAAAACATAATACCTGATTGGTAATAAAAAATTTTAATTTGATGCGCTCTGATGGTGGGTTTTCGACGGAATTATTTGGCATGGTCCGGGCTTTATAATTTTGTTTTGGAGTGCCATCATCGGCGAATATGGATTCGTTTTTTTCAGCAATGGAATTTTCCAGAGCCAAAAATGAGGCCACTATAAATGCGTCAGATTTTTCAGCGTCGTCACAGGATGATCTGGTCCCAAAGCCATCAGGCCCATGTTCAATGGTTGCCAAAGTTTGGACTCTATATTCATCTAAAAATCTTACAATAACATCGTTGCAGCGCATATCAATTTCGCGAACCATGCCGCTTTCAAAGATGTTATTGCCAATGCCTATGGTTTCTTTAGAGAAGATATTTGGCCAATTTAGATCACAAATTCTTGACATCCACGCTTCCATGGCCTCTTTAGTAAATGTTAATACCGGTGGTCTCCTATACATATAGATATCAAATTCTGTAAAATTAAATATAAAAAAGCAAGAACGTCTTGTAATAATTGCCATTATTAATGAATTAAATGTATGGCCAATGCAATTTTCCAATGGGGTATTGTGAATAACTTTAATGAAAATATGCTCGCATTCTTTTTAGCATAACTATATATAGTATCAGTTAGTGATGTGAATCGCAATATTTAGTATGTAGTGATGTGTTAATTTAATAATTATATGAAAACTGTATTTAATAGCGGATTGAACGAAAAAATAGAAAGTGTTAGTACTTCGGCGATGCAGGAGCAGGTGTACGGTATGTTGGCTAGCATTGGATCAGCCACCGGTGAGTTTGATAATGAGATGTCCTGGTCATTATCTAGAGAAGTTATCTCTAGAATTTGGGAGCAAAATGGTTGCAATTCGGAGCATTCCTGTGCATTGATCGAAGATGCCATAGAATATGTTTTGTTTAGATCCAAATTTCATGCCAGTGCGAAGATGTTTATATTGGCCAGAGATAGGCGGGATAACATGGACCAATTGGCCACCAAGGCACAGATAAATAATGTGGAGCAATATTTGGCAAAGCTGGATTGGAAGGTCCGAGAAAACAGCAATATGACCTATTCACTGCAGGGATTAAACAATTATTTAGCCGGAATGATGAGCCAAACCTATTGGCTAAATAATGTATATCCGGCGGCCATAAGAGACGCCCACGGGGCTGGAGATTTTCATATCCACGACCTGAGTCAGTTGTCGGTTTATTGTGTCGGTTGGGATTTGGCGGATTTACTGCGAGAAGGTTTCTGTGGTGTGTCGGGAAAATTAGAGGCGAAGCCCCCCAAACATCTCAGAACTGCCCTGGGGCAAATTGTAAACTTTTTTTACACTCTGCAGGGAGAAGCATCTGGTGCCCAGGCGTTTTCGAATTTCGACACATTGCTGGCCCCTTTCATAAGATTCGATAGCCTGGATGAGCGATTGGTAGAGCAAGCACTCCAGGAATTTTTATTTAATGTAAATGTGCCCACCAGAGTTGGTTTCCAGACGCCATTCACAAATATAACCCTGGATTTATTCTGTCCAGCTCACCTGGCCAATGAACCGGTTATAATCGGTGGCGAATTCAAGAATGAAACCTATGGTGATTTTCAAAAAGAAATGGATATTTTTAACAGGGCGTTATTCAAAGTAATGATCCAAGGGGATGCCCGAGGTAGAATAATGACCTTTCCGATTCCGACAATAAATCTATCGAAAAATTTTGATTGGGACAATGAAAATCTAAAAGGTCTATGGGAAATGACTGGAAAATACGGCATTCCCTACTTTTCTAACTTTATAAATTCAGATATGAAACCCGAAGATGCTAGGTCCATGTGCTGTAGGCTGAGGATCGATAATACTCAGCTTGAGCGCCGAGGTGGTGGTTTATTTGGAGCCAATCCGCTTACCGGCAGCGTTGGTGTCGTAACAATAAACCTTCCTAGAATTGCCCATCTATCCAAAAATGAGTCGGAATTTTTTATGCGGTTGAGAAATTTAATGGATTTAGCTAGAGATAGCCTTGAAATCAAACGCGATTTGCTGGAAAAATTTACGGATTCGAATTTGTATCCCTATACGACTTTTTATCTGAAAGATATAAAGGAGCGGTTTGGATCCTATTGGAAGAACCATTTTTCGACCATAGGCATAGTGGGAATGAACGAGGCCTGTTTAAATTTATTTGGCAAGGGAATTGTGTCAGATGAAGGCAAGTCTTTTGCTTTAAAAGTATTGGACTACATGAGAATCAAGATGGTAGAATATCAGAAAAAAACCGGCAATCATTATAACCTAGAGGCAACACCGGCCGAGGGTACATCCTTTAGGCTCGCTAAAAAGGATAAGGAGAAATTTGGCAACAAAATCATGTGTGCCAATGATCATAGTTGCGATGGTAAGTCCATGGATAATAAGGCTCCATTCTATACAAATTCGGTCCATGTGCCGGTTAATTTTACCGATGATTTGTTCGAAATTCTCGATAATCAAGATGATTTACAGACAAAATTTACTGGTGGCACAGTGGTCCATATTTTCCTTGGTGAAAGGATCAGAGAAACGGAAGCTGTGAAAAAGTTGGTTTATAAA contains:
- a CDS encoding DEAD/DEAH box helicase, which encodes MYRRPPVLTFTKEAMEAWMSRICDLNWPNIFSKETIGIGNNIFESGMVREIDMRCNDVIVRFLDEYRVQTLATIEHGPDGFGTRSSCDDAEKSDAFIVASFLALENSIAEKNESIFADDGTPKQNYKARTMPNNSVENPPSERIKLKFFITNQVLCFKAFWSDTLSPVLSDKNFRSDSTASAKKSALIKLVHTARKFGFMFSKKAGEYRLYNLPQAIDFCRSTMPKLTAAFDLELDDNVKLLANGLKHLTPVIKTAMNGDSIDLHFDMMDGQTEINTQARQLVLHSNGHTIFIPGIGVTKLDKKTVNAIREQMHISSKFDGDLPRYMIYSIFVDSDIAIAKDDNLLTWQKSFETKPNTSVVMPEFLRQYQKEGVTWMAHLLNHGFHGLLADDMGLGKTLQVLTFISRYASTKCSVVICPASVVPVWKHEAEKFFPELTVKIFSSADKTIDDCNLIITSYTQLRRNKAIFSGKKFQLAILDEAQCIKNPSTKVFAACLAIDSTWRLALSGTPIENNIQDLWSIFRFLMPGLLQDQSKFIEFSKNDDRAAEKIKKQIGPFMLRRTKESVAEELPEKIEIDLPCTLTTRQRNLYETTLEKAIKRYDVDGNTQDINKFGILAILTKLRQIACDPGIVPGIEADFEESCKLESLNQKLAEILNNGKKIVIFSQFVTFLKRIREFLKSEYEGIKIFEITGATKKRDDVVKNFQEFEGPCLILISLKAGGTGITLTAAEYVFLMDPWWNPAVERQAMDRVHRIGQNKKVTVYRLISDDTIESKIQILQQNKNMLFGDIIDSLKTQQSGGSFFMKHIKELLEAPRK
- a CDS encoding ribonucleoside triphosphate reductase; amino-acid sequence: MKTVFNSGLNEKIESVSTSAMQEQVYGMLASIGSATGEFDNEMSWSLSREVISRIWEQNGCNSEHSCALIEDAIEYVLFRSKFHASAKMFILARDRRDNMDQLATKAQINNVEQYLAKLDWKVRENSNMTYSLQGLNNYLAGMMSQTYWLNNVYPAAIRDAHGAGDFHIHDLSQLSVYCVGWDLADLLREGFCGVSGKLEAKPPKHLRTALGQIVNFFYTLQGEASGAQAFSNFDTLLAPFIRFDSLDERLVEQALQEFLFNVNVPTRVGFQTPFTNITLDLFCPAHLANEPVIIGGEFKNETYGDFQKEMDIFNRALFKVMIQGDARGRIMTFPIPTINLSKNFDWDNENLKGLWEMTGKYGIPYFSNFINSDMKPEDARSMCCRLRIDNTQLERRGGGLFGANPLTGSVGVVTINLPRIAHLSKNESEFFMRLRNLMDLARDSLEIKRDLLEKFTDSNLYPYTTFYLKDIKERFGSYWKNHFSTIGIVGMNEACLNLFGKGIVSDEGKSFALKVLDYMRIKMVEYQKKTGNHYNLEATPAEGTSFRLAKKDKEKFGNKIMCANDHSCDGKSMDNKAPFYTNSVHVPVNFTDDLFEILDNQDDLQTKFTGGTVVHIFLGERIRETEAVKKLVYKIANSYKLPYFSLTPTFSVCQSHGYLSGEHFLCPTCGSATEVYSRVVGYLRPVHQWNDGKQAEFGLRKYVTM